From a single Candidatus Melainabacteria bacterium RIFOXYA2_FULL_32_9 genomic region:
- a CDS encoding DNA polymerase III subunit beta, whose product MLFTVQKENIYNALNAVIKATATRGIQPVLANVLIETIDSDQIKLCATDLDISIEVNIPAEIITTGSITLPAKKLVEIVTKLPNQPIKFDLNHENNLTEITCGKSKFDLIGISSSEFPTISHIESEDSIEIEIEPLLKAIKETVFAAATYDTNNVLSGIFFQVKDNSLEMAATDGNRLTRTVKNINSLDGKEYSIVIPARTLNEFSRILTGTSDEKVSITIKSAQISFKLTDRVLTSRLLEGQYPKYTQLIPSNYEILAKADKNLLIAALERTSTLVNERTSIIKLIFNDNQLELLAETPDLGDSSDQIDIDYAGDELKIAFNYKYILDTLKVLDSDNVKIELGTSLSPTLFKPDSDEDYLCLIMPVQIR is encoded by the coding sequence ATGTTATTTACGGTTCAAAAAGAAAATATTTATAACGCTTTAAACGCAGTAATCAAAGCAACAGCAACAAGAGGTATTCAGCCAGTATTAGCAAATGTTTTAATTGAAACTATAGACAGTGATCAAATAAAGCTTTGTGCTACAGACTTAGATATTTCAATAGAAGTAAATATACCTGCAGAAATTATAACTACTGGAAGTATTACACTTCCTGCAAAAAAATTAGTTGAAATAGTTACTAAACTACCAAATCAACCTATAAAATTTGATTTAAATCACGAAAATAATTTAACTGAGATTACTTGCGGTAAATCAAAATTTGATTTAATAGGTATTTCAAGCAGTGAATTTCCTACTATTTCTCATATTGAATCAGAAGATTCTATAGAAATTGAAATAGAGCCATTATTAAAAGCTATAAAAGAAACAGTTTTTGCTGCAGCAACTTATGATACTAATAATGTTTTGAGTGGTATTTTCTTTCAGGTAAAAGATAACTCTCTTGAAATGGCAGCAACAGATGGTAACAGACTTACCAGAACAGTAAAAAATATAAATAGCTTAGATGGTAAAGAATACTCCATTGTAATTCCTGCAAGAACTCTAAATGAGTTTTCAAGAATATTAACTGGTACAAGTGATGAAAAAGTCTCTATAACAATTAAAAGTGCACAAATATCTTTTAAATTAACAGATAGAGTTTTAACATCAAGACTTTTAGAAGGACAATATCCTAAATATACACAACTTATTCCTTCTAATTATGAAATATTAGCTAAAGCTGATAAAAATTTATTAATAGCAGCTCTTGAAAGAACATCTACTCTGGTTAATGAGAGAACAAGTATTATTAAACTTATTTTTAATGATAATCAGCTGGAATTATTAGCTGAAACACCGGATCTTGGAGATTCTTCAGATCAAATTGATATAGATTATGCCGGAGATGAGTTAAAAATAGCATTTAATTACAAATATATTCTAGATACACTTAAAGTTTTAGATTCTGATAATGTAAAAATTGAATTAGGTACATCACTTTCACCAACTTTATTTAAACCAGATTCAGATGAAGACTATTTATGTCTAATTATGCCTGTTCAAATTAGATAG